The sequence below is a genomic window from Mycobacterium sp. ITM-2016-00316.
GACGATCGCGGCAGCGTCATCCCAGGCCTGGCCAATCAGGTGTCCACCCGGCTCTTTCAGCTGATCCCGAAGCGGCTGCTGCTGCCCCTGCTGGTCAAACAGCATCCCGCGCTCAAGCGCGCGTCCTCAGCCGGCTGACGGCCAGGGCCGCATCCAGCCCTCGACGGGCAGTTCCAGACCGTTGCACAGGGTGCAGATGGTCCGGTACCAGCCCACCGCGATCAGCAACTGGAGGCGCTGTTCGTCGGAGAGGCTGTCGCCCAACGCGTTCCAGGTGGCCGTCGACCACGAACCGGACCCTTCGAGCTCGTCGACGGCGGCGATCAGCACCCGCTCGTCGGCGGACCACTCGACCACCGCGCCGGTGACCAACGCGTCGCACTCGGCGTCGGACACCCCGGCGATCGGACCCCAGAACGCCGCCTGGCCGCCCCACTCGTACCCGCAACCGACCAACGCGCAGATCCGCAGGATGGCAATGGTGCGTACCCGTGGCGGCAGCAGCGCGTCGACGTACAGCGCCTCTCCGAGCTTGCGCAGCCTGGCCGCCAGCGTCGGATGGCGCTGCAGCACGCGCACCAGGAGCAATGGCTCATAGGTGCGGTCGGGATGACCCCAGCTGATGATGCCCGCGGTGTCCTGCTCGCTCCACGGGGGAGTGAGCGGTGCGACGCGGCTCACGAGGTGGGCGCTGCCTGGCGACCGCGCACCAGCCGTCCCGGCCGCGCCTCGGTGGGCACCCCGTTCTCGGCGATGATCTCGCCGGACACGATCGTGGCGACATAGCCGTCGGCCCGCTGATCGAGCCGGCGGCCCCCGGCGGGCAGGTCGGCCTGCACCGTCGGCCGGTGCAGGCGCATCGCGGCGGCGTCGATGATGTTGACGTCGGCCTTGTATCCGGCGGTCAGCTGTCCGCGGTCGGCCATCCCGGCGATCCGGGCGGGCACCGAGGTCAGCTCCTTGATCACTCGCGGCAACGGCAGCCGCCCCGCCGGGCGGTCGCGCACCCAGTGCGTCAGCATGTACGTGGGGAAGCTTGCATCACAGATCATTCCGTAATGGGCGCCGCCATCGCCGAGGCCCAGTACGACGTCGTCGCGCTGGATCAACTCGGCCACGGTATCCAGCGAGTGGTCGCGGAAATTGGCCAGCGTCACCAACAGCATGGCGTGACCGTCATCGTCGAGCAGACGATCGTAGGCCTCCTCCAGTGGGCTGACGTTGCGGGCCCGGGCCCGCGCACCGATCGAATCCTCGGCCGCCGGTTCGTAGTTCGGCGGATCGCCGAGCGGGTACATGTAGTCCCAGGCCTGCGCAGCGAACATCAGCGGATGCCCGTCACTGGCCGGTGTGTCGGTCAGAATACGTTCCCGCACCTCGGATTTGCGCATCTCGGCCACGCGTTCGGCGAGCGGCAGATCGGCGATCGCCCGGTAGGAGGGGTACATGACGAACGGGTTGCCGGACAGGTCCAGGCCCAATACCAGCCCGATCGGGCGAGGGAAGATCTGCCCGGTGACGTCACCACCGTCCGCGTTGGCCTTCTCCACCATCCGGAGCGCATCGAGGTGGATCGGTGGACCGGCGTTGCCGATCGCGAGGGTGAACGTCACGGGCAGACCCACCTCGGAGGCGACGTCGAACACCGCCTTCAGCGCCCCTTCGTAGTCACCGGCCATCAGGTCGGGCACGAACTGCAGCAGCCCGCCACCGGCGTCGTCGACCCCGCGGGCAATCGCCTCGATCTCGGCGTATTCGGCCTCGTAGCTCGGAATCGGTTGTCCGCC
It includes:
- a CDS encoding amidohydrolase family protein; the protein is MTYELVIRGGTIVDGLGGDPYVGDVAISDGVITAVGTVDGTAEREIDATGLLVTPGFVDLHTHYDGQAIWSDRMTPSSAHGVTTAVMGNCGVGFAPCRPEDHDTLVDVMAGVEDIPGVVMVDGLPWTWETFPEFLDALDSRRRDIDVAAFLPHSPLRVYVMGRRGVDRELPTTEDLALMRKLAEEAVRAGALGFASSRLTLHKTAGGQPIPSYEAEYAEIEAIARGVDDAGGGLLQFVPDLMAGDYEGALKAVFDVASEVGLPVTFTLAIGNAGPPIHLDALRMVEKANADGGDVTGQIFPRPIGLVLGLDLSGNPFVMYPSYRAIADLPLAERVAEMRKSEVRERILTDTPASDGHPLMFAAQAWDYMYPLGDPPNYEPAAEDSIGARARARNVSPLEEAYDRLLDDDGHAMLLVTLANFRDHSLDTVAELIQRDDVVLGLGDGGAHYGMICDASFPTYMLTHWVRDRPAGRLPLPRVIKELTSVPARIAGMADRGQLTAGYKADVNIIDAAAMRLHRPTVQADLPAGGRRLDQRADGYVATIVSGEIIAENGVPTEARPGRLVRGRQAAPTS
- a CDS encoding carboxymuconolactone decarboxylase family protein: MSRVAPLTPPWSEQDTAGIISWGHPDRTYEPLLLVRVLQRHPTLAARLRKLGEALYVDALLPPRVRTIAILRICALVGCGYEWGGQAAFWGPIAGVSDAECDALVTGAVVEWSADERVLIAAVDELEGSGSWSTATWNALGDSLSDEQRLQLLIAVGWYRTICTLCNGLELPVEGWMRPWPSAG